The following are from one region of the Coccinella septempunctata chromosome 7, icCocSept1.1, whole genome shotgun sequence genome:
- the LOC123317726 gene encoding uncharacterized protein LOC123317726, producing the protein MGSILSPTLAALVMTVLIGYCLGKLSFIPAFLFQYVDDIILAIPSNMKEELLRIFNSFNPHIQFTIEEEKDRFVPFLDTKVIRSEDNSVKLDWYRKPTSSGRYVHFNSSHDWQMKINVVNNLKNRIIGLTHMDFKQSALNKLYDILKDNGYPHGLLKKLIFSTSNRRISPDPPEHPPTTLPEQRQDAPHENSHVSQIKFASLPSLPGLTSKLVHIFSSISNVKIFPNKFLFTNLKDRADVLSSSDCVYSVRCLDCDGVYIGQTSQSLKRRFAVHKSDVRLHPDRCALALHAARGGHVFDFDNPKILYSCSNNTKRVFLEMCYINEQSNPVNKRTDIKGLSNIYNYLLALDSKSDISPQLSQTL; encoded by the coding sequence ATGGGCAGCATCCTCAGCCCAACTTTGGCAGCTCTGGTGATGACGGTGTTGATCGGATATTGCCTTGGCAAACTATCTTTCATTCCAGCATTCTTGTTCCAGTATGTTGATGACATTATATTGGCCATTCCTTCAAATATGAAAGAAGAACTCCTAAGGATCTTCAACTCCTTTAACCCACATATACAGTTTACCATAGAGGAAGAGAAAGACAGATTTGTCCCATTCCTAGACACCAAAGTGATACGTTCTGAGGACAACTCAGTCAAGCTGGATTGGTACAGAAAGCCGACCAGCTCAGGAAGATATGTCCACTTCAATTCAAGCCATGATTGGCAAATGAAGATCAACGTTGTTAACAACCTAAAGAACAGAATAATAGGCCTTACTCACATGGATTTCAAACAGAGTGCTCTGAACAAATTATATGACATCCTAAAAGACAATGGATATCCCCATGGCCTGCTTAAGAAGTTGATATTCTCGACATCCAATCGACGGATTTCACCCGATCCTCCTGAACATCCTCCTACTACACTGCCTGAACAAAGACAGGACGCTCCCCACGAGAACTCACATGTCAGCCAAATAAAGTTTGCATCTCTGCCTTCATTACCTGGTTTGACCAGTAAACTGGTTCACATTTTTTCCTCTATTAGCAACGTTAAAATTTTCCCCAATAAATTTCTCTTCACCAATCTCAAAGACAGAGCGGACGTTCTTTCCAGCTCTGATTGTGTCTACTCAGTGAGATGTTTAGACTGTGATGGGGTCTATATCGGACAAACCTCCCAATCCCTAAAAAGAAGATTCGCGGTTCATAAAAGCGACGTCAGACTACACCCTGACAGATGTGCCCTTGCTTTGCATGCTGCGAGAGGTGGTCACGTTTTCGATTTCGATAATCCGAAGATACTGTATTCTTGCTCAAATAACACAAAGCGGGTTTTTTTGGAAATGTGCTATATTAATGAGCAATCAAATCCTGTCAATAAGCGTACCGACATTAAGGGTCTTAGCAACATTTATAATTATTTGCTCGCTTTGGACTCCAAAAGCGACATCTCTCCTCAACTCTCACAAACTTTATAA
- the LOC123317727 gene encoding uncharacterized protein LOC123317727, with the protein MGSSSSSPIANLMEFVLDNGLIGVLFYIPLMKRYVDDIICSVPEDKVTYLLNKFNSQHNRIQFTLEEETNRSVPFLDTRVIRASDNKLILDWYQKPSASGRYLHYLSNHTHSQKVNMVLGLKNRILRISHHSLRQKNLRLLHQLMMENGYPRNLLNRLIYNSNSSPPERQRNGDTSAFATTDVNLLYSSIPLVKGLTNALISLLRTSNVRLIPRSEFKIDKLFSRTKERINTMNKSGVVYLVPCSVCEEVYIGQTSQQLKKRLTQHKSDIKNPKKICALADHTRNRDHLMDYDSVQVLDCERNGSKRCFLEMYHIIRQVNSMNYRRDINNISSIYTYLIRFGQLSESEVARPLSGAEMGTLDGG; encoded by the coding sequence ATGGGCTCTAGCTCCAGCTCGCCCATTGCGAATCTGATGGAGTTTGTGCTTGATAATGGACTCATAGGAGTCCTTTTTTACATCCCACTGATGAAAAGATACGTGGATGACATCATCTGTTCGGTGCCTGAAGACAAGGTAACTTACCTCCTAAACAAGTTCAACTCCCAACACAACCGCATACAATTTACTCTAGAGGAGGAAACCAACAGAAGTGTCCCTTTTTTGGACACAAGGGTCATCAGGGCATCTGATAACAAGCTGATCCTTGACTGGTATCAGAAACCTTCCGCTTCAGGAAGATATTTACACTATCTTTCCAATCATACACATTCGCAGAAAGTAAACATGGTGTTGGGGTTAAAAAATCGCATCTTGAGAATTTCCCACCACTCCTTAAGGCAGAAGAACCTCAGACTCTTACATCAGTTGATGATGGAGAATGGATACCCCAGAAATCTATTGAATAGGCTAATTTACAATTCCAATTCCAGTCCACCTGAACGACAACGAAATGGAGACACGAGCGCATTCGCCACAACAGACGTCAACCTTCTCTATTCATCCATTCCGTTGGTCAAGGGTCTAACCAATGCATTGATCAGTCTCCTAAGAACCTCAAACGTGAGATTGATACCCCGATCGGAGTTTAAGATTGATAAACTTTTTAGTCGCACAAAAGAAAGAATCAACACCATGAACAAGAGTGGCGTAGTATATTTAGTCCCTTGCTCTGTATGTGAGGAGGTTTACATAGGCCAGACATCACAACAATTAAAGAAAAGATTGACACAGCACAAGAGCGACATAAAAAACCCCAAAAAGATTTGTGCATTGGCCGACCATACCAGGAACAGGGATCATCTCATGGACTATGACTCTGTCCAGGTCCTTGACTGTGAGCGGAATGGAAGCAAACGATGTTTCCTAGAAATGTACCACATCATACGACAGGTCAATTCTATGAATTATAGAAGAGACATCAATAATATCAGTAGTATCTACACATACTTGATCCGTTTCGGCCAACTCAGTGAGAGTGAGGTGGCGAGGCCACTAAGTGGAGCTGAAATGGGTACACTGGATGGTGGATGA